Part of the Weissella coleopterorum genome is shown below.
GGATTCGTCAAGATTGGCGCTCCATTGTTTTGACCGTTTTGGTTTTGACTAGTTTAATCTTGACTGCTCTAGTAGTTCAACAGGTGGTAACGCAAAATCAAGGGACGAGTCAATCCAATAATGTGAGTCAAAACAACTTAAATATAAATCAACAAATTAACTATAATGTTAACCAATTAGTAACGATTGATGCCGATGGGAAAGCAGAATTAGTAATGGAGAACCGGGCAGATATTAATCAGTTAACGCAACTGGTTAAAAAATGGCAAGTGGGGAAGCCTACGATTGAGAAATACAATCAACGGTCTTTTTCAGAAAAAATATATGCAAAAAATACGATGCTATTAGGTTATGGTAATCCAGTTTCTAAGCAAGTGTTATGGGATACATTTGGAATGCAATTTCAAATTAAAGATACCAATGGAATTAGTTGGGTTCAAATCGCTCAAGATGACCATTTAAAGGGCATCAATTTTATTGACACTAAGCATCGGACCATCTATCATTTTCCACAGATTCAAAGGGACCAGGCTTTGCATCAAATCAAATTATCCAAGAAACGAATTCCGATTCAATTAGGTTATCAGCACAATAATATCGAAATCACACGGTTAGCTCCAACAAAATTATCTCAGCGTTCGTACGTGGTTGCCCATGAGGCAGCGGATGATATCGTTGAACGATTATTTGATGGGAATAATCAAAATCAGCATGCACAGTCCAATCAGCAGATGATTTATACGGATGGACATCAACGGCGATTGGTAAAAAAAGATGTGCAAAAAAAATATGTTTATGATTATTATCCAAGTCTTTTAAAATTAAATAATTTTAATCAGCGTATTGATTATGCGACGAAGCTAATCCATGGTGTTTATGCGGGAGATGATAATCTTGAATATTTGCAAATTAAGGGTGAAGGACACGAATTATATTTTCAACCCTATGTCGATAATTTACCGGTATTTAATTCACAGGGCTTAGGGGCAGTGACGTTTAAACAATATTCGAAGCAACATATTAAATTAACGTTTTCGTCAGATTCTTTGAAGGTGCCCTTGCCGATTGAAGATAATCAGAAAGTTGTCTTACCGGCTTGGACTACAGTGTTGCAAAAATTAAAAAAAGCGGGCCTTGCATCCGCTGATATTACTAATTGGACCATTGGTTACCAGTGGATTGTTCAAGATAATGATTTAGCATTATTAAAACCAGCATGGTTTATTCAGATTAAAAACGGGAAATGGATCACGGTTGATAAATATTTAGAAGGCGGGGCCACGTGATGGACTTAAAAAAGATTTTGACGATTTTTATCTATCTTTTTTTGGGCATTAATGTATTTTTATTACTGCAATTAACGGACGGTAAGCGCAATAATCAAGCACAAATCACACCCAAGACGCTGGTAACAAATATGCGAGATGACAATATTGAATTTGATAATTTGCAAACTGACCAGCTAACCGGTGATTATTTAGGTGGAAATATTAATTTACAGAGTTGGGCTACTAATAGGGTCGATCAGTTAAAACAGGTGGATGTGACGTTTAACGATTCTAAAAATCAGCTCAAAGCACGCTTGAAGCAACCAGTGAGCTTAGCTAAGCAGCCAAAACAACGGCAGAGCCAGTTACAAAAACTAGTGAGTGATTCAAAATATGTTTTAAAAGGAAAACAGTACATTTATGACCAAAAATTAACTGAACAAGCCAATTTAGGTGGGACAGCAACAACGTATGTAGTTTATCAGCAAAAATTAACTAATGATCAGAGTGTTGGAGCAGATGGAAAATTAATTCTAGCAATAAATCATGCGGGGGACTTAGTTAGTTATATCCAGACGTATGTGAATCAAGTTCAAAAATTGCGAGATCCCGCGGCGTTGATTTCAGAACAAATGGCTGTGGCCACGTTGTATCAATATAACGAGATTCCAAATAATACTAAAATTTTGTGGACAAAATTAGGTTATAGTTCTTTGATGCACGTTAGTGATAATGTAGTGTTAGTTCCGACTTGGTTGGTGCAAATTAAAAATGGAAAAGACTATAATTTATTAAGAGTGAACGCCTTGGATGGGAAATTAATGGATCAAGGTCGATGATGAAGAGAAGAAGGTTGGTTTAAGATGGCAGATGATTTTAAGGTCTCAATGTTAGCTTCAGGTAGTGCAGGTAATGTGACCTATATCGAAACGCCTCAACATAAGGTTTTAGTTGATGCAGGCTTAAGTGGTAAGAAAATTGATGAATTGATGAAATCAATTGGAAAGTCATTACAGGACGTTGATAAATTATTTATCACGCATGAACATACCGATCATTTAAAAGGTGTTGGGGTTTTAGCCCGAAAGTATGGTATGGATTTATATGCTAATGATAAAACTTGGGCGGCGATTGATGGCAAAATTGGTAAAGTAGATACGGCACAAAAGCACGTTTTTCAACGAGATAGTACTCAATTATTTGGAGATTTGGATGTTGAAAGCTATGCGGTTTCACATGATGCCGCGGATCCACAATTTTATGCTTTTCATCATGATAATAAGACGTTTGCTATGTTAACAGATACGGGCTATGTGAATGCTAAAATAGCTAGTGTTTTCAAGAATGCAGATGCCATTTTAATGGAAGCCAATCACGATATTGAAATGTTGCGATATGGTTCTTATGCATGGAGCTTGAAGCAACGGATTTTAGGTGACGAAGGCCATTTATCAAATGTGGATGGGGCTGAGAATTTAAGCAAAATGATTGGTCGTAACACTAAGCAAATTTATCTCGGTCATTTGAGTCAAGAGAACAATCAAGTACCACTCGCGCATTTAACAGTGGAACAAATCTTGCAAGAACATGATTTTGATGTCACAAATGATTTTAAATTATTGGATACCAGCCCAGACTGGGCCACTCCATTAACTGAAATTTAAAATTTACATTTAAGCAGTCATTAAGTTAATTCAATTAAAATATGAAATAAAAAGACATTAATGAGGTAGAGAGGATGAAATTTAATCGGAAACAAACCAAATATTTTTCAGTACCTTGGTTGATTGTTGTTTTAGCACTCATTGCCGGATTAGGTGGTGGGGTCGTAGGTGCGTTGCTTGTACAAAAATTTTCAAATGAGATTCCCGCGGCAATTGGAGGGACTAGTAAGTCTGTCAAGGTAAACGACACGAAAGTGAAGGGTACTAGCGCGGCAACCAAGGCCTTCCAACAAACTGCTCCGGCGGTCGTTTCGGTTATTAATTTGCAACAGCAACAATCATCGGGGTGGAGTTTATTTGAAACCACAAGCCAAAGTGATGATTTAAAAAAGGCTTCTGAAGGTTCAGGAGTTATTTATAAATCATCCGGTCAATCAGCGTTTATCGTTACTAATAATCATGTGGTCGCTGGTTCAAAAGCCTTACAAGTACTGCTAAGTGATGGGACGAAATTGAACGCTACTCTTGTTGGAACGGACAAAGTATCGGACTTGGCGGTGCTAAAAGTGAAGAACGACAAAATTAAGCAAGTGGCTGAGTTTGCTAATTCGAATGAAATTCAAACTGGTGAATCAGTTTTAGCGATTGGTTCGCCCTTAGGATCTGATTATGCAACATCGGTGACAGAAGGGATTATTTCGGCAACTAAGCGAGAAGTTGAATCTGCTGATGACGATGGAAATTCATTAGGTAAAGCTACCGTCATTCAGACCGATGCAGCTATTAATCCAGGTAATTCTGGTGGAGCGCTGATTAATTTAAGTGGGCAAGTAATTGGAATTAATTCAATGAAATTAACCAATTCAAGCAGTGGAACCAGTGTCGAAGGAATGGGCTTCTCAATTCCGTCAAATACCGTCGTTAATATCATTAATCAATTGGAAAAAGATGGAAAAGTCGTTCGACCAGCTTTGGGCATTAAGATGATTGATCTGTCTAGAATTTCAATTGCCGACCAAGAAGATGTTTTGAAATTGTCTAATGAGCATCGAAATGGCGTGGTAATTACGAATGTAACCGGTGGTACACCGGCTGAACGCGCAGGTTTAAAAAAATATGATGTGATTACTAAAGCGGATGGGGAAGAATTGAGTGACACTGGTGATTTACGTGGTATTTTGAACGCTCATAAAGTCGGCGATACGATCAATCTAACTTATTTCCGTGAAGGACATGAAAATACGACGGAAATTAAGTTAACGGCAAAAGCGGCCGATAATAGTTAAATAATGGATTTTTAAGGCCGGTATCCAGATTGACGCGAAGCGGTCTATACCTGAAATGTAAGCGCATTAATTAAAAGTTTTTTTTTAGTTAAAATTGGTGTACAATATAATTGTCCATTAGAAATAATGGATTTCATTACTCCCCAAAGTACATGAAAAATTAGAATCGGTTTTCTGAATTAGATTCTTTTTAAAATTATGGTTATCTTTGATAGCTATAACAAAAACACGGTCGCGTCCCCCCTCTTGCGATCGTGTTTTTTGTTATTTAAAATTTAAGTCAAACGTATACTGTCCGACTAGGTCGTCCCCTTGATATAAAGTGTATCTGGCCCAGATTATGCCCTGGTCTAAATGAATGATAGTTTGATCAGTCTGAACAGTCATATTAATAACACCTAAAGGGGTGTGATAATGAGTGACGGTTGGAATAGTTGGATTAAGCGTTAGTTGTAATTTGCTTTGTCCGTTACGGGTAATCATTAAAGTGTGATCTGGATTGATTTTAACCGTAACCGGCGTTTTGACAGGCGCCGTTTCGGTAAAACGTAAATAAGTATGGTCATTGATAACAGATAAAGTTCCTGGCTCATCAAAGGTGAAAACTTCAGTAGTATCAGCTTGTTGAATAGTGTTAGTGAGCATGATTGTAATTTTTTGCAGCATGTTAATTCCTCTGGCGACTGGCCCTTGATAATTGATCATCTTTTATTTAGGTATTATACAGATAATTTACGTTATAATTAAGACAATATACGAAAAGGATGTGAAGAAAGTGCGAGAAAAAGTTTTTCGGGATCCAGTGCATAATTTTATTCACGTTAATGATCCTTTAATTTTGGAATTGATAGATACCAGAGAGTTTCAAAGGTTACGTCGAATTAAACAATTAGGAGTTGCCAATACAGTTTTTCACACGGCCGAACATTCTCGGTTTAGTCACTCGTTAGGCGTCTATGAGGTTGCTCGGCAGATTGCCAATCATTTAGAACGCTTTCCAAGCCAAAAACTTGGTGATGGTGGCTGGAAAGTAGCCGAACGACAGGTTTTGTTAGCGGCAGCATTATTGCATGACTTGGGACATGGACCCTATTCACATACTTTTGAAAGTATTTTTAAAACCGATCATGAAAAATTTACTCAAGATATTATTTTAAGTAAAAATACAGAAGTTCATCAGGTTTTGGCAAAATTTGATGAACAATTGCCAGAAAAAGTGGCGAGTGTGATTGCAAAAACATATCCCAATAAACAAGTCGTTGCATTAATTTCTTCGCAGATTGATGCTGATCGCATGGATTATTTATTGCGAGATGCCTATTATTCAGGTGCCACCTATGGCACATTTGATTTAGCACGCATAATTCATTTAATGCGCCCGGTTGAAGATGGAATTGCGTTTGAGCAGAAGGGCATGGCAACGGTGGAAGATTATATTGTCTCGCGCTATCAAATGTATGAACAAGTGTATTTTCATCCAGTTGCCCGAGGAATTGAGGTTATTTTGACGCACTTATTAAAGCGCTCGATAGAATTATTCCAAGAACAAAAACAACAACACTTGAAAATTGAACACTTTGTTACACCGGATTTAAAACCACTGTTTGAATACAATGTATCTATTGAACAATATTTGGATTTAGATGATGCTTCAATTTTAGAAAATATTAATTTATGGCGACATTCAAGTGATAAAGTATTAGCTGAATTATCGATGCGTTTCTTAGATCGTAAGCCACTTAAATCAATTGAAATTAGGCCTGAGACGCGGCAATATTTAGCTAAATTACGTCCCTTAATTGAGGATGCTGGATTTAATATCAAGTATTATACGGCAGAAAATGATAGCTTTGACACTGCTTATGATCTTTATCACCCGACAGCGAAGCATGCAAAAACTCAAATTGAAATGTTACAACCTGATGGGTCTTTGGCTGAGCTGTCGACTCAGAGTCCCTTAGTTCAAGCCTTGACCGGTCGCAGTTATGGTAATGCTCGCTACTTTTTCCCAGCTGAGATGTTAATGGAGCAAACGACGGGTGATTTAATGGCACCTGTTTATCAAGAATTTCAACGATATGTTCATAATGGGGCTTTGACTGAAATTGAGAATGAAATTTTAGATTAGTCATTGAATAATTTAAGAAAATAAAGTAATATTAATTGTTAGTAAACCCTTGAAAGGATGTGCGTGATTTGGCATTATCAAAATTTGACAATCAGAAAAAATCAGAGCTTTCGATGATTGAAGTGGCACGTGAAATATTACATGAGCGTCATGAGACTGTTGATTTCTATGATTTATTGAAACAAGTATCAGAATTTATTGGGCAGAGTGCCGATGAACTCGCAATTCGAACACCTCAGTTTTATACAGATTTAAATATTGATGGATCTTTTATTTCTTTGGGTGATAATATGTGGGGACTTCGTTCATGGTATCCTTTTGATTCAATTAACGAAGAAATTCATTTGGATCTTGAAGAAGAAGCCGCAACGAAGAAGAAAAAGAAGGCTACCAAAAAAGCCGCCGCGTTGCTTGATACTGATGATGACGACGTTGTTGGTTGGGATGATGATCCTGAAGAAGATGACTTTGAAGAAGAGCCAACTCCAGCTGATGAAACTGAATCAACGGATGATGAAGTTGAAGTCGAAGCAGACGAAGATGAAGACGATGATGTTGCTGAAAAGGACGAATTTGAAGTTTCAAATGGAATCGGTGATGATATTGCTGGCATTGGGAAAGATGTTGACGACGACTATGGTTCAGGCGATATTGAAAAGTAATATTAGTTTTTGACTTTTACGTAATTATTGCGTATAATAAAGTCCCGGGCTCTTGTTTGTTTACAAGGACGGTTAAATTAACTATCAGACTCCCACTGCTAACTTAGCAATGGGAGTTTTATTTTATTTTAACGAGTAAAATCCCCAACACACGAATTAAGAACGTAACAATTAGGGTTAAACGGAGGGAATTATGGCGACGAAATATATCTTTGTTACTGGTGGTGTGGTTTCATCATTAGGAAAAGGAATTGTAGCAGCATCATTAGGACGCTTATTGAAAAATCGCGGTTTTAAAATTGCGGTGCAAAAATTTGATCCATATATCAATATTGATCCTGGAACCATGTCACCGTACCAACACGGTGAAACCTTCGTAACAGAAGATGGCCTGGAAACGGATTTGGATTTAGGTCATTACGAACGATTTATTGATATTAATTTAAACAAATATTCAAACATTACTTCAGGACGAATTTATTCTGAAGTTTTGGAAAAGGAACGGAATGGTGACTATGACGGGGCCACTGTCCAAGTCATTCCGCATATTACCAATGCTTTGAAAGAAAAAATGATGCGTGCCGCCGAAACAACGGACGCCGATATTGTAATTACTGAAGTAGGTGGAACGGTTGGTGATATTGAATCACTTCCATTCGTGGAAGCTTTGCGACAAATGAAGC
Proteins encoded:
- the yycH gene encoding two-component system activity regulator YycH, which produces MRNSIRKLLSYIPERIRQDWRSIVLTVLVLTSLILTALVVQQVVTQNQGTSQSNNVSQNNLNINQQINYNVNQLVTIDADGKAELVMENRADINQLTQLVKKWQVGKPTIEKYNQRSFSEKIYAKNTMLLGYGNPVSKQVLWDTFGMQFQIKDTNGISWVQIAQDDHLKGINFIDTKHRTIYHFPQIQRDQALHQIKLSKKRIPIQLGYQHNNIEITRLAPTKLSQRSYVVAHEAADDIVERLFDGNNQNQHAQSNQQMIYTDGHQRRLVKKDVQKKYVYDYYPSLLKLNNFNQRIDYATKLIHGVYAGDDNLEYLQIKGEGHELYFQPYVDNLPVFNSQGLGAVTFKQYSKQHIKLTFSSDSLKVPLPIEDNQKVVLPAWTTVLQKLKKAGLASADITNWTIGYQWIVQDNDLALLKPAWFIQIKNGKWITVDKYLEGGAT
- a CDS encoding two-component system regulatory protein YycI, coding for MDLKKILTIFIYLFLGINVFLLLQLTDGKRNNQAQITPKTLVTNMRDDNIEFDNLQTDQLTGDYLGGNINLQSWATNRVDQLKQVDVTFNDSKNQLKARLKQPVSLAKQPKQRQSQLQKLVSDSKYVLKGKQYIYDQKLTEQANLGGTATTYVVYQQKLTNDQSVGADGKLILAINHAGDLVSYIQTYVNQVQKLRDPAALISEQMAVATLYQYNEIPNNTKILWTKLGYSSLMHVSDNVVLVPTWLVQIKNGKDYNLLRVNALDGKLMDQGR
- a CDS encoding MBL fold metallo-hydrolase, with translation MADDFKVSMLASGSAGNVTYIETPQHKVLVDAGLSGKKIDELMKSIGKSLQDVDKLFITHEHTDHLKGVGVLARKYGMDLYANDKTWAAIDGKIGKVDTAQKHVFQRDSTQLFGDLDVESYAVSHDAADPQFYAFHHDNKTFAMLTDTGYVNAKIASVFKNADAILMEANHDIEMLRYGSYAWSLKQRILGDEGHLSNVDGAENLSKMIGRNTKQIYLGHLSQENNQVPLAHLTVEQILQEHDFDVTNDFKLLDTSPDWATPLTEI
- a CDS encoding S1C family serine protease, whose translation is MKFNRKQTKYFSVPWLIVVLALIAGLGGGVVGALLVQKFSNEIPAAIGGTSKSVKVNDTKVKGTSAATKAFQQTAPAVVSVINLQQQQSSGWSLFETTSQSDDLKKASEGSGVIYKSSGQSAFIVTNNHVVAGSKALQVLLSDGTKLNATLVGTDKVSDLAVLKVKNDKIKQVAEFANSNEIQTGESVLAIGSPLGSDYATSVTEGIISATKREVESADDDGNSLGKATVIQTDAAINPGNSGGALINLSGQVIGINSMKLTNSSSGTSVEGMGFSIPSNTVVNIINQLEKDGKVVRPALGIKMIDLSRISIADQEDVLKLSNEHRNGVVITNVTGGTPAERAGLKKYDVITKADGEELSDTGDLRGILNAHKVGDTINLTYFREGHENTTEIKLTAKAADNS
- a CDS encoding DUF1934 domain-containing protein; this encodes MLQKITIMLTNTIQQADTTEVFTFDEPGTLSVINDHTYLRFTETAPVKTPVTVKINPDHTLMITRNGQSKLQLTLNPTIPTVTHYHTPLGVINMTVQTDQTIIHLDQGIIWARYTLYQGDDLVGQYTFDLNFK
- a CDS encoding HD domain-containing protein is translated as MKKVREKVFRDPVHNFIHVNDPLILELIDTREFQRLRRIKQLGVANTVFHTAEHSRFSHSLGVYEVARQIANHLERFPSQKLGDGGWKVAERQVLLAAALLHDLGHGPYSHTFESIFKTDHEKFTQDIILSKNTEVHQVLAKFDEQLPEKVASVIAKTYPNKQVVALISSQIDADRMDYLLRDAYYSGATYGTFDLARIIHLMRPVEDGIAFEQKGMATVEDYIVSRYQMYEQVYFHPVARGIEVILTHLLKRSIELFQEQKQQHLKIEHFVTPDLKPLFEYNVSIEQYLDLDDASILENINLWRHSSDKVLAELSMRFLDRKPLKSIEIRPETRQYLAKLRPLIEDAGFNIKYYTAENDSFDTAYDLYHPTAKHAKTQIEMLQPDGSLAELSTQSPLVQALTGRSYGNARYFFPAEMLMEQTTGDLMAPVYQEFQRYVHNGALTEIENEILD
- the rpoE gene encoding DNA-directed RNA polymerase subunit delta — protein: MALSKFDNQKKSELSMIEVAREILHERHETVDFYDLLKQVSEFIGQSADELAIRTPQFYTDLNIDGSFISLGDNMWGLRSWYPFDSINEEIHLDLEEEAATKKKKKATKKAAALLDTDDDDVVGWDDDPEEDDFEEEPTPADETESTDDEVEVEADEDEDDDVAEKDEFEVSNGIGDDIAGIGKDVDDDYGSGDIEK